A window of Pseudomonas alcaliphila JAB1 genomic DNA:
GTCCCGGACGGCACGGATTTAGCTAAATGAGGTGAGCTCGGGTATCATACACGCACGTGTTTTTGGGGGCCATTTATGCGGATCATCAGTGTGAACGTGAATGGTATTCAGGCTGCGGCCGAGCGAGGTCTGCTCAGCTGGCTGCAAGCCCAGAATGCCGACGTGATCTGCCTGCAAGACACCCGTGCCTCCGCCTTTGAAATGGACGACCAAGCCTTCCAACTGGATGGTTATTTCCTCTATGCATGCGACGGTGAAGTGCCCAGCCAAGGTGGCGTGGCGCTCTACTCGCGATTGCAACCCAAGGCGGTGATCAGCGGCCTCGGCTTCGAGATGGCCGATCGCTACGGGCGCTACCTGCAGGCCGATTTCGACAAGGTAAGTATCGCCACCCTGCTGCTGCCAAGCGGGCGGGACGGTGACGAGAGCTTGAATCAGAAATTCAAGTTCATGGACGACTTCACCCATTATCTGGACAAGCAACGCCGCAAGCGTCGCGAGTACATCTACTGCGGCTCGCTGCATGTAGCGCACCAGAAGCTGGATGTGAAGAACTGGCGCGACTGCCAGCAATCTCCCGGTTTCCTGGCGCCCGAGCGCGCCTGGATGGATGAGGTGGTTGGCAATATGGGTTATGTCGATGCCCTGCGCGAAGTCAGCCGCGAAGGCGACCAGTTCAGCTGGTGGCCGGATAACGAGCAGGCGGAAATGCTCAACCTGGGCTACCGCTTCGACTACCAGTTGCTCACTCCGGGCATGCGCCGTAGTGTGCGCAGCGCACGCCTGCCACGTCAGCCGCGCTTCTCCCAGCATGCGCCGCTGATCGTCGATTACGACTGGATTCTCAGCATCTGATCGACAGGTATGAAAAAGCCGGCTGATCGCCGGCTTTTTGTTGCGCGCAGGTTTACTTCACCAAACGCCA
This region includes:
- a CDS encoding exodeoxyribonuclease III, with product MRIISVNVNGIQAAAERGLLSWLQAQNADVICLQDTRASAFEMDDQAFQLDGYFLYACDGEVPSQGGVALYSRLQPKAVISGLGFEMADRYGRYLQADFDKVSIATLLLPSGRDGDESLNQKFKFMDDFTHYLDKQRRKRREYIYCGSLHVAHQKLDVKNWRDCQQSPGFLAPERAWMDEVVGNMGYVDALREVSREGDQFSWWPDNEQAEMLNLGYRFDYQLLTPGMRRSVRSARLPRQPRFSQHAPLIVDYDWILSI